AGGTCGACCCGGCCACGGCGCGGATGATCGACGTGTACCTGGCCATGCTCGGCCACCTGGTGCGCGAGCGCGCCCACGGCGTCGCCGGGACCGAGGTCCTGTACCTGGCCGACCACGCCGTCCCCGAGCTCCAGGAGACCGGCATCCCCGAGCACGAGAAGCGGACGCCGGCGCCGGCGTCGCGCTCGACCGCCGAGTTCCCCGCGCCGCTGCGGCGCTGCCTGGAGGCGGCCCGGTTCGAGGGCCTGCCCCGGATCCGGCTGGTCGAGGACTGGGACGACCCGGCGATCCCGAGCGAGCCCGTTCCCGGGCAGTACCGGTCGCCGGGCGACCCGTGGCGCCGGATCGCCGGCGGCCGCCTCTTCTACCTCGGCGGGGTGCCCGACCGCGGCGACCGGCTCGCCCTGGCGGCCAGCTCGGCCGGCGCCCTCGGCTTCGACTACAGCGGCGGCCTGTTCGTCCTGGAGCGCCGCGCCGGTGCCTGGCGGGTCACCGACCAGGCTCGCTACTGGGTGTCCTGAGCGGCCGGCGTTCAGGCCAGGCGGGGGCCGACGAACACCAGCAGGACGGCCGGTTCGGGGCCGAGGTTCTTGAGGGCGTGCTTGGACCCGGCGGCGGCGAGCACGGCCTCGTACTGGCCGGCCTCGGCGGTGTCGTCGTCGACCCGGACGAGCACCCGCCCGGCCATCACCACCAGGACCTTGTCGGAGCCCTCGTGGACGTGGAGCAGCTGCTCCTGCCCCGGTTCCAGGCAGTAGAGGTCGGTCAGGGTGCGGTCGGTCTCGAACACCCGGTGCTTGGCCATGCGCCGCTCGTCGAAGGCGATCAGGTCGGCCAGTCTGGTTCGGTCCATGGGACTGCTAGCCTAGCTCCTTGCCGCCACCTGCACCGACGGAGGGACGAAGGTCCATGAAGGTCACGCTCGCCAAGGCCGACGCGGTCAGCGCCAAGGCCGATCTGCTCGCCGTGCCGGTGTTCGCCGGCCCGGAGCTGGGCCCGGGCGCCGAGGAGGCGGTGGCCGCCCTGGGGGCGCCGGTGGCGCCGCTGCTGGAGGCGCGCGGGTTCACCGGCAAGGCCGGCGAGGCGGCCGCCCTACCGACCCTTGGCCGGCTGCCGGCCACCGTGCTGCTGCTGGTCGGGATGGGGGAGCGGGCCAAGGTCGACGCCGAGGTGCTGCGCCGGGCCGCGGCCACGGTGGTCCGCCAGGGCCGCGGGGCCCGCAAGGCGGTGACCACCCTGACCCAGGCGCTGCCCGCCGACCCGGCCGGCGCCGTGCAGGCGGTGACCGAAGGGGCGCTGCTGGCCGCCTACCGCTTCGACAAGTACAAGCACGCCCAGCAGGCCAAGACCAACGGGTCCCCGCGGCCGGCCGAGCTGACCGCCCTGGCCCTGCACACCGGCGGGGGGCGAGGGTCGGGCGGGCTGGCCGGCGCCCTGGCCGCCGGGCAGGTCCGGGCGGCCGCCACCAACCTGGCCAGGGACCTGTCCAACGAGCCGGCCAACGCCCTGCACCCGGCCGACCTGGCCGCCGCCGCCCGCAGGCTGCTGGCCGGCAAGGGCGTCACCGTCAAGGTCAAGGACGAGAAGGCGCTGGCCGCCGAGGGCTTCGGCGGCATCATCGGGGTCGGGCAGGGCGCCGAGCACCCGCCGCGCCTGATCGAGCTGCGCTACGCCCCCAAGGACGCGGTCGGCCAGGTGGTCCTGGTCGGCAAGGGCATCACCTTCGACTCGGGCGGGCTGTCGC
The window above is part of the Actinomycetota bacterium genome. Proteins encoded here:
- a CDS encoding cupin domain-containing protein — protein: MDRTRLADLIAFDERRMAKHRVFETDRTLTDLYCLEPGQEQLLHVHEGSDKVLVVMAGRVLVRVDDDTAEAGQYEAVLAAAGSKHALKNLGPEPAVLLVFVGPRLA
- a CDS encoding leucyl aminopeptidase, with amino-acid sequence MKVTLAKADAVSAKADLLAVPVFAGPELGPGAEEAVAALGAPVAPLLEARGFTGKAGEAAALPTLGRLPATVLLLVGMGERAKVDAEVLRRAAATVVRQGRGARKAVTTLTQALPADPAGAVQAVTEGALLAAYRFDKYKHAQQAKTNGSPRPAELTALALHTGGGRGSGGLAGALAAGQVRAAATNLARDLSNEPANALHPADLAAAARRLLAGKGVTVKVKDEKALAAEGFGGIIGVGQGAEHPPRLIELRYAPKDAVGQVVLVGKGITFDSGGLSLKPADSMKTMKTDMSGAAAVLATMSVLADLDVKVGVTGYLASAENMPSGRATRPGDVLTMKNGKTVEVLNTDAEGRLVMADALALGADAKPDAIIDVATLTGACAIALGNRYTGLMANDEALAAELLDAAAEAGEPTWRLPLPPEYRKDIESDLADLKNVGDRYGGALFAGLFLQEFVDGLPWAHLDIAGPARAESEDGYLAKGSTGVTVRTLLTWLQGRSAAG